A stretch of Hoplias malabaricus isolate fHopMal1 chromosome 10, fHopMal1.hap1, whole genome shotgun sequence DNA encodes these proteins:
- the si:ch211-120k19.1 gene encoding mpv17-like protein has translation MNKAWALFRSYPYISNVVGYTTLFASADVIQQSMLGGAKGSYQLSGDTAELDLSATSSEEVAVAGHSEKVHLENSESNKPNSRETHTDSFPLHSINWAHVGRVALVGFCFHSNFNYHWLRALERMFPGGGAKRISVKVFLDQLIAAPVTISAFYIGLSTLELQEDPFEDWRNKFWTSYKTGIIYWSTMQAVNFSLVPPVARTVFAGGISLGWTVFLCHLKQQRTDSLTHSVTSTPS, from the exons ATGAACAAAGCCTGGGCTTTATTCAGATCCTACCCTTACATTAGCAATGTGGTGGGCTACACAACCCTGTTTGCCAGTGCGGACGTCATCCAGCAAAGCATGTTGGGAGGTGCAAAGGGAAGCTATCAGCTCAGTGGAGATACTGCTGAACTGGACTTGTCAGCCACCTCCAGTGAAGAGGTTGCTGTAGCTGGTCATTCAGAGAAAGTTCATCTTGAAAACTCTGAAAGCAACAAGCCCAATTCAAgggaaacgcacacagacagTTTTCCTCTACACAGCATCAACTGGGCTCATGTGGGCAGGGTAGCACTGGTGGGCTTCTGCTTTCATTCCAACTTCAACTACCATTGGCTGCGGGCTTTAGAAAGAATGTTTCCTGGTGGTGGAGCAAAAAGAATATCAGTGAAAGTATTTCTGGATCAACTAATAGCAGCACCTGTCACAATAAGTGCCTTCTACATAG GCTTGAGCACATTAGAACTGCAAGAGGATCCCTTTGAAGACTGGAGAAACAAATTCTGGACTTCCTACAAA ACTGGGATCATTTACTGGTCCACAATGCAG GCAGTGAATTTCTCTCTGGTACCTCCAGTGGCCCGTACTGTGTTTGCTGGAGGGATCTCTCTGGGCTGGACTGTGTTTCTTTGTCATTTAAAACAGCAGAGGACtgactcgctcacacactctgttACCAGTACTCCCTCATaa
- the rpl18 gene encoding 60S ribosomal protein L18, with translation MGVDIRHNKDRKVHRKEPKSQDIYLRLLVKLYRFLARRSDAPFNRVILKRLFMSKTNRPPMALSRLIRKMKLSGRDNKTAVVVGTVTDDVRIQDVPKLKVCALRVTAGARRRILKSGGQVMTFDQLALAAPKGQGTVLLSGPRKAREVYRHFGKAPGTPHSHTKPYVRSKGRKFERARGRRASRGYKN, from the exons ATG GGAGTCGACATCAGACACAACAAGGACCGTAAGGTTCACAGGAAGGAGCCTAAGAGCCAGGATATCTACCTGAGGCTCCTGGTCAAG TTGTACAGGTTCCTAGCTCGCCGTTCTGATGCTCCCTTCAACAGGGTCATCCTTAAGAGACTCTTCATGAGCAAGACCAACCGCCCACCTATGGCCCTCTCTCGCCTG ATCCGCAAGATGAAGCTGTCAGGCCGTGACAACAAGACTGCTGTTGTTGTAGGAACTGTGACTGATGATGTCAGGATTCAGGATGTCCCTAAACTGAAG GTGTGTGCTTTGAGGGTCACTGCTGGAGCTCGTCGCAGAATTCTAAAGTCTGGTGGACAGGTCATGACTTTCGATCAGTTGGCACTTGCTGCCCCTAAAGGACAAGGCACTGTGCTACTGTCTG GACCCCGCAAGGCAAGAGAGGTGTACAGGCATTTTGGAAAGGCCCCAGGAACCCCACACAGCCACACCAA GCCCTATGTGCGCTCCAAAGGCAGGAAGTTCGAACGTGCCCGTGGACGCAGAGCCAGCCGTGGGTACAAGAATTAA